DNA from Mesorhizobium sp. DCY119:
GCCGCCTTCCAGCGGCGGGATGGTTTCGTAGGTCATGGCCGACAGTAGCGACAGCGTCAGGAAGCCATGGGCAATCGTGCCGCCGAAGGGCGTCTCGCGCACCGCGCGTTCCGGGTCGCAATGGATGAACTGGTGGTCGTCGGTGGCGTCGGCGAACTGGTCGATCATGGTCTGCGTGACCGTGCGCCAGGGCGAGACCCCGACCTCCTTGCCAACGCCGGACAGAAGCTGTTCGAGGCTCACGGGTTTCAGGCTGGAAGTTGTCAAGCGGTTCGCCTTTTCGTCATTCGGTAAAGGGCGGCAGACCGTGCTGGACCGACTGGCCGCCGTCGATGGG
Protein-coding regions in this window:
- a CDS encoding MaoC family dehydratase, whose product is MKPVSLEQLLSGVGKEVGVSPWRTVTQTMIDQFADATDDHQFIHCDPERAVRETPFGGTIAHGFLTLSLLSAMTYETIPPLEGGDMGINQGFENLKFVAPVKTGARIRTRFVLADVKARPSGWVQVAHDVTIEIEDSKKPALTARWLTLTYVEPAKEAG